In Amycolatopsis endophytica, the following are encoded in one genomic region:
- a CDS encoding fructose-bisphosphatase class II family protein translates to MQRQNETATRTGGDIHTLEAVALAATRAAAVASYAWVGRHDQKAADAAATAAMREALAGAPGRGTVVIGEGEKDDAPMLFNGEVVGTGNGPDFDIAVDPLEGTSFCARDLPGALATIAFGAPGSFWSPGPGFYMDKIVVPPRAKDVIDLDDPPERTLAKVAQALGKQVGELRVVIMDKPRHKELIARVARAGAAVQTPAGGDVGGSLAVLLPTLDVDLLIGVGGTPEGVMTAAAVRALGGGMLGRLAPQRPEEAEAIRAAGMSLDRVYDCDELVGGDAFFVATGVSGGPLAGRPRESDGTTIAESLLISRGEIRHITHTTFDKISG, encoded by the coding sequence ATGCAGCGCCAGAACGAGACCGCCACGCGAACCGGCGGCGACATCCACACCCTGGAGGCGGTGGCGCTGGCCGCCACCCGCGCCGCGGCGGTGGCCAGCTACGCCTGGGTGGGCAGGCACGACCAGAAGGCCGCCGACGCGGCGGCCACCGCGGCCATGCGGGAGGCACTGGCCGGCGCGCCGGGGCGGGGAACGGTCGTCATCGGGGAGGGGGAGAAGGACGACGCCCCGATGCTGTTCAACGGTGAAGTCGTGGGCACCGGAAACGGGCCGGACTTCGACATCGCCGTCGATCCCCTCGAGGGAACCTCGTTCTGCGCCAGGGACCTGCCGGGGGCGCTGGCCACGATCGCGTTCGGCGCACCGGGATCCTTCTGGTCGCCGGGGCCCGGGTTCTACATGGACAAGATCGTGGTGCCCCCGCGCGCGAAGGACGTCATCGACCTCGACGACCCGCCCGAGCGCACCCTGGCCAAGGTCGCCCAGGCGCTCGGCAAGCAGGTCGGTGAACTCCGCGTCGTCATCATGGACAAGCCGCGGCACAAGGAGCTGATCGCACGGGTGGCGCGGGCGGGCGCGGCCGTGCAGACACCGGCGGGTGGCGATGTCGGGGGGAGCCTGGCGGTGCTCCTGCCGACACTCGACGTCGACCTGCTCATCGGGGTCGGCGGCACGCCGGAGGGAGTGATGACCGCCGCGGCTGTCCGCGCGCTGGGGGGTGGAATGCTGGGCCGCCTGGCGCCCCAGCGCCCGGAGGAGGCGGAGGCCATCCGCGCGGCCGGCATGTCCCTCGACCGCGTCTACGACTGTGACGAGCTCGTGGGCGGCGATGCCTTCTTCGTCGCCACCGGTGTCAGCGGAGGCCCGCTCGCCGGGCGGCCACGGGAATCCGATGGCACGACGATCGCCGAATCGCTCCTGATCTCCAGGGGGGAGATCCGCCACATCACGCACACCACCTTCGACAAGATTTCCGGATAG